The Pseudomonas azadiae genome contains a region encoding:
- a CDS encoding alpha/beta hydrolase yields the protein MGTLTWVRRINGTLGHLAPQTVANNMRRAFMTPRTLPPRDWELPLLAQSERITLRFGLSALRWGQGPTVLLMHGWEGRPTQFASLITALVDNGYSVIALDGPAHGRSPGREAHVLLFARAMLEAAAELPPLHAVIGHSMGGASAMLAVQLGLRTEALVSIAAPSRFLDALRGFTTMVGLPARARSAFIQEVELTFGMPLKHLDVAHYQMNIPGLIVHAEDDTFVPVKASQAIHEAWFDSRLLRLEQGGHQKVLADPRVIDATLSLLAGCGLQTLQTA from the coding sequence ATGGGCACGCTGACCTGGGTTCGTCGCATCAACGGCACGCTGGGCCATCTGGCCCCGCAAACGGTCGCCAACAACATGCGTCGTGCCTTCATGACGCCGCGCACGTTGCCGCCGCGTGACTGGGAACTGCCGCTGCTGGCGCAATCGGAGCGCATCACCTTGCGCTTCGGCTTGTCGGCCTTGCGTTGGGGGCAGGGGCCCACGGTGCTGTTGATGCACGGTTGGGAAGGCCGGCCCACGCAGTTCGCCAGCCTGATCACCGCGTTGGTCGACAACGGTTATTCGGTGATTGCCCTGGACGGCCCCGCCCATGGCCGTTCGCCAGGGCGCGAAGCGCATGTGTTGCTGTTCGCCCGCGCCATGCTGGAGGCCGCCGCCGAATTGCCGCCGCTGCACGCCGTGATCGGCCATTCCATGGGCGGCGCCAGCGCGATGCTGGCGGTGCAGTTGGGCTTGCGCACCGAGGCGTTGGTGAGTATCGCCGCGCCGTCGCGCTTTCTGGATGCGCTGCGCGGCTTTACCACGATGGTCGGTTTGCCGGCACGGGCACGCTCAGCGTTTATCCAGGAAGTCGAGCTGACGTTCGGAATGCCGCTCAAGCATCTGGATGTGGCTCATTATCAGATGAATATCCCCGGCCTGATCGTGCATGCCGAAGACGATACCTTCGTCCCCGTCAAAGCCTCTCAAGCCATTCACGAAGCCTGGTTCGACAGCCGCCTGCTGCGCCTGGAGCAGGGCGGCCACCAGAAAGTGCTGGCCGACCCACGGGTGATCGACGCGACGCTTTCGCTGCTGGCCGGCTGTGGTTTACAGACGCTGCAAACGGCCTGA
- a CDS encoding TetR/AcrR family transcriptional regulator has translation MSDKKAQTRERILQAASAALIQRGPAEPSVGEVMGAAGLTVGGFYAHFESKDALMLEAFTELLAKRRASIDDIDPQLAGEERRSLVAAFYLSRKHRDSTAQACPIPATVGEMSRLPDEFRQALNEHCELMAAQLAVSPEDTDKALADMALMIGGLALARALGPGELSDRVLRAAKSAVR, from the coding sequence ATGAGCGATAAAAAAGCGCAAACCCGCGAACGTATTCTGCAAGCCGCCAGCGCCGCGCTGATCCAGCGTGGCCCGGCCGAGCCGAGTGTGGGTGAAGTCATGGGTGCGGCGGGGCTGACCGTCGGTGGTTTCTACGCACACTTTGAAAGCAAGGACGCGCTGATGCTGGAGGCGTTCACCGAATTGCTGGCCAAGCGTCGCGCGTCGATTGACGACATCGATCCACAGCTGGCCGGGGAAGAGCGTCGCAGCCTGGTGGCGGCGTTCTACCTGTCGCGCAAGCACCGTGATTCCACGGCTCAGGCCTGCCCGATCCCGGCGACCGTCGGCGAGATGAGCCGTTTGCCGGATGAATTTCGCCAGGCGCTGAACGAGCACTGCGAACTGATGGCCGCGCAACTCGCCGTCAGCCCTGAAGACACCGACAAAGCGCTGGCTGACATGGCGCTGATGATCGGTGGCCTGGCCTTGGCCCGCGCGTTGGGGCCGGGGGAATTGTCTGACCGCGTGCTGCGCGCCGCCAAGTCGGCCGTACGCTAG